TGGCAGAATTGATTTGACTCAGGCAGAGTCAGTAATGGATATTATTCGCGCTAAAACGGATAAGGCCATGCAACAAGCCTTGAATCAATTAGATGGTTCGTTAGCACATTTAATTCATAATTTACGCCAAGAAATCTTGGAAGTTTTGGCGCAAGTAGAAGTTAATATCGATTATCCGGAATATGATACTGATGAAATGACTACTAAATTACTTCTGGAAAAAGCACAAGAAGTTTCACAACAAATCGCCGGTTTGTTAAAAACAGCTAATGAAGGGCAAATTTTGAATCATGGATTACAAACAGCAATTATTGGCAAACCTAACGTGGGTAAATCTAGTTTGTTAAATGTTTTGGCACACCAGCAGCGCGCTATTGTTACCGACGTTGCAGGCACTACTCGAGATGTTATTGAACAAATGACTAATATTAATGGCATTCCGCTGCAATTAGTCGATACTGCTGGCATCCACGAAACTGACAATAAAGTAGAGCGTTTGGGTGTGGACCGCAGTTTACAAGCTATAAATGATGCAGATTTAGTTTTAATGTTATTAGATGGTAGTCGCCCTTTGGAAGCAGAAGATCAAAGATTACTATTTTTAACGCAAAATAAAAAACGAATTATTATTATTAATAAAATGGATTTACCACAGGCCTTAGAGATAGAACAATTGCCAACAAATATACAGCAGGAAAATGTGGTGAAGATTTCTGCTGTCGCTCAGCAAGGAATTGATCAAATCGAAGAGCGAATAGAACAATTGTTTTTTACAGGAATTGAAAATACCGCCAATAACGCTGTTGTTACCAATGCTCGTCAAGTAGGCCTTTTAAAACAAGCGCAACAAGCTTTAGAAGATGTAAAAAGTGGTATTAAAAACCAAATGCCGATTGATTTGGTACAAATTGATATGACTAATTGTTGGGATAAATTAGGTGAAATTACGGGCGAAAGTGCTCCTGATGAATTAATTACGCAATTATTTAGCCAATTTTGTGTAGGAAAATAATAAAAGATGAGAGGGTTACTTGATGCGAGAATATGATGTTCAAGAACATTACGATGTAATTGTCGTGGGAGCAGGTCACGCTGGCTGTGAGGCTGCTTTGGCAGCTGCACGTATGGGGCAAAAGACACTGTTGCTCACAATTAATCTAGATATGGTTGCTTTTATGCCCTGCAATCCTTCAATTGGAGGACCAGCCAAAGGCATCGTAGTACGCGAAATTGATGCTTTGGGTGGTCAAATGGGAAGGAATATTGATGCAACATATATTCAAATGCGCATGTTAAATACGGGCAAGGGACCTGCAGTGCGCGCTTTACGAGCTCAAGCAGATAAAAATGAATATCACCGCGTAATGAAAGCAACTTTGGAGCAAGAACCTAATTTAACCTTACGCCAAGGTTTGGCCGATAAATTAATTGTAGAAAATGGTGTTTGTCAAGGTGTCATTACCAATACTGGTGCTCGTTATCACGCTCAGGCGGTTGTCTTAACTGCAGGTACTTCTTCACGGGGAAAAATTATTATTGGC
The nucleotide sequence above comes from Bombilactobacillus bombi. Encoded proteins:
- the mnmE gene encoding tRNA uridine-5-carboxymethylaminomethyl(34) synthesis GTPase MnmE; protein product: MLTEITEFDTIAAISTPLGEGAISIVRLSGEQAIEIANKVTRKVDLTQVASHTINYGHVFDPETDQNIDEVMISVMRAPKTFTREDVVEINTHGGIMATNLVLQTLLSNGARLAEPGEFTKRAFLNGRIDLTQAESVMDIIRAKTDKAMQQALNQLDGSLAHLIHNLRQEILEVLAQVEVNIDYPEYDTDEMTTKLLLEKAQEVSQQIAGLLKTANEGQILNHGLQTAIIGKPNVGKSSLLNVLAHQQRAIVTDVAGTTRDVIEQMTNINGIPLQLVDTAGIHETDNKVERLGVDRSLQAINDADLVLMLLDGSRPLEAEDQRLLFLTQNKKRIIIINKMDLPQALEIEQLPTNIQQENVVKISAVAQQGIDQIEERIEQLFFTGIENTANNAVVTNARQVGLLKQAQQALEDVKSGIKNQMPIDLVQIDMTNCWDKLGEITGESAPDELITQLFSQFCVGK